Proteins from one Paracoccus aminovorans genomic window:
- a CDS encoding NAD(P)/FAD-dependent oxidoreductase — protein sequence MPADPIATLSSPQSLWSDTAPPWPESGPLAESLQCDVVVVGGGFTGMRAASVLAEAGASVAVLDAGDTGWGASGRNGGQVNPMLPFNSPERLRGMLGTRYFERLTQASLNSADELFAMIRAYGIDCGARQNGWLKVNHNEAALRRAESDVKSWNAFGAGMEVLHGDEVRAMSGSRAYASGVLTPRGGAVHPLRLAQGLAAHCQRLGVRIFGRSPALAHRRDGTKWVVTTSSGTVRAGWILIATNGYTGGFYPGLARSIIPLAPIQIATRPLDASVVGDILPGGQTISDTRRVIMFARREPDNRMVYGGLGRMRPDGGIDGFDWLRKDAERVYPQLRGVEWTYRWGGRIALTEDHLPHLHEPEKGVLIGLGYNGRGVAMSHLMGRVMAERVLGTAPEALTFPTTALKGFSLRPFKMAGLNLALKAMRLADALEVRRRN from the coding sequence ATGCCAGCCGATCCCATTGCCACCCTGTCGTCTCCGCAATCCCTGTGGAGCGATACCGCCCCGCCCTGGCCCGAAAGCGGACCGCTGGCCGAATCGCTGCAATGCGACGTGGTCGTGGTCGGGGGCGGCTTCACCGGGATGCGCGCGGCCTCGGTCCTGGCCGAGGCGGGCGCTTCGGTCGCGGTTCTGGATGCAGGCGATACCGGCTGGGGCGCCTCGGGCCGCAACGGCGGCCAGGTCAACCCGATGCTGCCCTTCAATTCGCCCGAGCGGTTGCGGGGGATGCTGGGCACCCGCTATTTCGAGCGGCTGACCCAGGCCTCGCTGAACTCGGCCGACGAGCTTTTCGCGATGATCCGCGCCTATGGGATCGACTGCGGGGCGCGGCAGAACGGCTGGCTGAAGGTCAATCACAACGAGGCCGCGCTGCGCCGCGCGGAAAGCGACGTGAAAAGCTGGAACGCCTTCGGGGCGGGCATGGAGGTGCTGCACGGCGACGAGGTCCGCGCCATGTCGGGCAGCCGGGCCTATGCCAGCGGCGTCCTGACCCCGCGCGGCGGGGCGGTGCATCCGCTGCGGCTGGCGCAGGGGCTGGCCGCCCATTGCCAGCGGCTGGGCGTGCGCATCTTCGGGCGCAGCCCGGCCCTGGCGCATCGGCGCGACGGGACGAAATGGGTCGTGACCACGTCCTCGGGCACGGTCCGGGCCGGATGGATCCTGATCGCGACCAACGGCTATACCGGCGGCTTCTACCCGGGCCTCGCGCGCAGCATCATCCCGCTGGCCCCGATCCAGATCGCCACCCGGCCGCTGGACGCCTCGGTCGTGGGCGACATCCTGCCCGGCGGCCAGACCATATCCGACACCCGCCGCGTCATCATGTTCGCCCGCCGCGAACCGGACAACCGCATGGTCTATGGCGGGCTGGGCCGGATGCGCCCGGACGGCGGCATCGACGGCTTCGACTGGCTGCGCAAGGATGCGGAACGCGTCTATCCGCAATTGCGCGGGGTGGAATGGACCTATCGCTGGGGCGGCCGCATCGCGCTGACCGAGGACCACCTGCCCCACCTTCACGAGCCGGAAAAGGGCGTGCTGATCGGCCTGGGCTACAACGGCCGCGGTGTGGCCATGTCGCATCTGATGGGCCGGGTCATGGCCGAGCGCGTGCTCGGCACCGCCCCCGAGGCGCTGACCTTTCCAACCACGGCGCTGAAGGGCTTCTCGTTGCGCCCGTTCAAGATGGCGGGTCTGAACCTGGCGCTGAAAGCGATGCGCCTGGCCGACGCGCTGGAAGTCCGGCGCAGGAACTGA
- a CDS encoding IclR family transcriptional regulator, with translation MSRTAESSIVTKCAQIIDLLTKARRPMGFSEIVSGTGFVKSSCHRLLAVLQGERLVAYDTENRVYKCGPRLQEWTRAVWRRADLQDAAVEPMGQLRERTGMNVALSILDEDAVLYLRTSDHVPVRYAAHPGDRAPLHCTAAGKLFLTHMSSANRQKILLGKDLERFTEFTRTDAAALERELEQIRAQGYASAISEEFLQVMGISAPIRNEQDQVIAALSLWTLTVMAKPEELIALAPELQAAAGRISAGVALGGGA, from the coding sequence ATGAGCCGCACCGCGGAAAGCTCGATCGTGACCAAATGCGCGCAAATCATCGACCTGTTGACCAAGGCGAGGAGGCCTATGGGCTTTTCCGAGATCGTCTCCGGGACCGGCTTCGTGAAAAGCTCGTGCCACCGGCTGCTTGCCGTGCTGCAGGGGGAACGGCTGGTGGCCTATGACACCGAGAACCGCGTCTACAAATGCGGCCCGCGCTTGCAGGAATGGACGCGCGCGGTCTGGCGGCGGGCCGATTTGCAGGATGCCGCCGTCGAGCCGATGGGCCAGTTGCGCGAGCGCACCGGCATGAACGTCGCCCTGTCGATCCTCGACGAGGACGCGGTGCTTTACCTGCGCACCTCGGATCACGTGCCGGTGCGTTATGCCGCCCATCCCGGCGACCGCGCGCCGCTGCATTGCACCGCGGCGGGCAAGCTGTTCCTGACCCATATGTCCAGCGCGAACCGCCAGAAGATCCTGCTGGGCAAAGACCTTGAGCGGTTCACCGAGTTCACCCGCACCGACGCCGCCGCGCTGGAGCGCGAGTTGGAGCAGATCCGGGCCCAGGGCTATGCCAGCGCCATCAGCGAGGAATTTCTTCAGGTCATGGGCATCTCGGCCCCGATCCGCAACGAACAGGACCAAGTGATCGCGGCGCTGTCGCTCTGGACCCTGACGGTGATGGCCAAGCCCGAGGAGCTCATCGCGCTTGCGCCCGAACTGCAAGCCGCCGCCGGGCGGATCTCGGCGGGGGTGGCGCTGGGGGGCGGCGCATAA
- a CDS encoding taurine ABC transporter substrate-binding protein has protein sequence MTRLIAILAAGSALTLAGPAAQAADGPAEINVAYFLEWPLPMLAAKADGGFEKALGAKVNWVSFETGTAMSAALASGDVQLAVSQGLPPFVVAASAGQPIQVIDIAVSYSENDNCVVSNNLEIDKTNAGELAGKRVAVPVGTAAHYGFLRQMQHFGVDPSAMAVVDMAPPEGAAALAQGAVDMACGYGGGLTRMKEHGHVLLTGKEKEDLGILVFDVVSTPSQFAAEYPDLLAAFIKVTEEENAKWRSGEGGDAMLEVLAKEAGMDLEPARAAISTMEFPTLDEKLSEKWLGGGVQTFMKGVADTFAAAGSIGAAMDSYDGAVNAEPMRIANGAQ, from the coding sequence ATGACAAGACTAATCGCGATTCTCGCTGCCGGTTCTGCCCTGACGCTGGCCGGCCCCGCTGCCCAGGCCGCCGACGGGCCGGCGGAAATCAACGTGGCCTATTTCCTGGAATGGCCGCTGCCGATGCTGGCCGCCAAGGCCGACGGCGGTTTCGAAAAGGCGCTCGGCGCCAAGGTGAACTGGGTCAGCTTCGAGACCGGCACCGCGATGAGCGCCGCGCTGGCTTCGGGCGACGTGCAGCTGGCCGTCAGCCAGGGCCTGCCGCCCTTTGTCGTGGCGGCCTCGGCCGGCCAGCCGATCCAGGTGATCGACATCGCCGTCAGCTATTCCGAGAACGACAATTGCGTCGTCTCGAACAACCTCGAGATCGACAAGACCAACGCCGGGGAACTGGCGGGCAAGCGGGTGGCGGTGCCGGTGGGGACCGCGGCCCATTACGGCTTCCTGCGGCAGATGCAGCATTTCGGCGTGGACCCCTCGGCGATGGCCGTCGTGGACATGGCCCCGCCCGAGGGCGCCGCCGCGCTGGCGCAGGGCGCGGTGGACATGGCCTGCGGCTATGGCGGCGGCCTGACCCGGATGAAGGAGCACGGCCACGTTCTGCTGACCGGCAAGGAGAAGGAGGACCTGGGCATCCTCGTCTTCGACGTCGTCTCGACCCCGTCCCAATTCGCCGCCGAATATCCCGATCTGCTTGCCGCCTTCATCAAGGTCACCGAGGAAGAGAACGCCAAATGGCGCTCGGGCGAGGGTGGGGACGCCATGCTGGAGGTGCTGGCCAAGGAAGCCGGGATGGACTTGGAACCGGCCCGCGCCGCGATCTCGACGATGGAATTCCCGACGCTCGATGAAAAGCTGTCCGAGAAATGGCTGGGCGGCGGGGTGCAGACCTTCATGAAGGGCGTCGCCGATACCTTCGCGGCGGCGGGCAGCATCGGGGCCGCGATGGACAGCTACGACGGCGCCGTCAACGCCGAACCGATGCGCATCGCCAACGGCGCGCAATAA
- a CDS encoding taurine ABC transporter ATP-binding protein, producing MTGLTVENLSMRFDLPGGESVNALENVSLDIRQGEMVSILGPSGCGKTTLLNIVAGFLAPTSGEVRMNGHVVTGPGAERGMVFQKGALFEWMNVRDNVSFGPRLRGQREAEYGPAVDHLLEVVGLRDFHTKSVYELSGGMQQRVALARCLANDPGVILMDEPLGALDALMREKMQSLVLKLWKETGKTIILITHSVEEALLLGERVIVMAPRPGRIHREFRLPFADLGVAQDLRQVKKHPDFAVRREELLNMIWDMEEEIMGRSEAAR from the coding sequence ATGACCGGACTGACCGTCGAGAACCTCTCGATGCGCTTCGACTTGCCGGGCGGAGAATCCGTCAACGCGCTCGAAAACGTATCGCTGGATATCCGGCAGGGCGAGATGGTCAGCATTCTCGGCCCTTCCGGCTGCGGCAAGACCACGCTTCTGAACATCGTCGCCGGCTTCCTCGCCCCGACCTCGGGCGAGGTGCGGATGAACGGCCATGTCGTGACCGGCCCCGGCGCCGAGCGCGGCATGGTCTTCCAGAAGGGCGCGCTGTTCGAATGGATGAACGTGCGCGACAACGTCAGCTTCGGCCCCCGGCTGCGCGGCCAGCGCGAGGCGGAATACGGCCCCGCCGTCGATCACCTGCTTGAAGTGGTGGGCCTGCGCGACTTCCACACCAAGTCGGTCTATGAGCTTTCGGGCGGGATGCAGCAGCGCGTGGCGCTGGCCCGCTGCCTGGCCAACGACCCTGGCGTGATCCTGATGGACGAGCCGCTGGGCGCGCTGGACGCGCTGATGCGCGAGAAGATGCAGAGCCTGGTCCTGAAGCTGTGGAAGGAAACCGGCAAGACCATCATCCTCATCACCCATTCGGTCGAGGAGGCGCTGCTGCTGGGCGAGCGGGTGATCGTCATGGCGCCGCGCCCCGGCCGCATCCACCGCGAATTCCGGCTGCCCTTCGCCGACCTGGGCGTTGCCCAGGACCTGCGCCAGGTCAAGAAGCATCCCGATTTCGCCGTCCGGCGCGAGGAACTGCTCAACATGATCTGGGACATGGAAGAGGAAATCATGGGACGTTCGGAGGCCGCGCGATGA
- a CDS encoding ABC transporter permease: protein MIAILIYAAIFALCFVLASLVSRGVGRKLVGMRKTVTFGDESAVTANRLASVFSILTVFLLWGAFTGSKLVPSFLHAPGPFVGDAAFTYTLETPDGRQGDARVTVIVRPANALPAAPAAPESAGLARDDVVVVPAQRSTLIQPDANDEAKRADGAKIVAIDGKPIAPGAEVDTDFGSVTMSQRGALNIRPYPGLQMEPIWLPSPEAVWSRLVDIAQHGFRNYTLLEHLGWSMLRVLTGFGLGALVGIPLGYAMGLSGWVRGWFEPIVEFMRPVPPLALIPLVIIWAGIGEAGKIILLFLAALWIMAIAARSGVSRINLTKVHAAYSLGAGKWQLMRHVIIPNSLPEIFTGARVAMGVCWGTVVAAELVAAEKGAGMMIMVASRFQNTDIVIMGIILIGLIGFGIDLLMRWAERMLVPWKGKS from the coding sequence ATGATCGCCATCCTGATCTATGCCGCGATATTCGCGCTTTGCTTCGTTCTGGCCTCGCTGGTCTCGCGCGGGGTCGGACGCAAGCTCGTCGGCATGCGCAAGACGGTGACCTTCGGCGATGAAAGCGCGGTCACGGCGAACCGCCTCGCCTCGGTGTTCTCGATCCTGACCGTATTCCTGCTGTGGGGCGCCTTCACCGGCTCGAAGCTGGTGCCGTCGTTTCTGCACGCGCCGGGGCCCTTCGTCGGCGACGCGGCCTTCACCTATACGCTGGAAACGCCGGACGGGCGCCAGGGCGATGCCCGCGTCACCGTGATCGTGCGCCCGGCGAACGCGCTGCCCGCCGCGCCGGCCGCGCCCGAAAGCGCCGGCCTTGCCCGCGACGACGTGGTGGTGGTGCCCGCGCAGCGCAGCACCCTGATCCAGCCCGACGCGAACGACGAGGCGAAGCGCGCCGACGGCGCCAAGATCGTCGCCATCGACGGCAAGCCCATCGCGCCGGGCGCCGAGGTCGACACCGATTTCGGCTCGGTCACCATGTCGCAGCGCGGGGCGCTGAACATCCGCCCCTATCCCGGCCTGCAGATGGAGCCGATCTGGCTGCCGTCGCCGGAAGCGGTGTGGAGCCGGCTGGTCGACATCGCCCAGCACGGTTTCCGCAACTACACCCTGCTCGAACATCTGGGCTGGTCGATGCTGCGGGTGCTGACCGGCTTTGGCCTGGGCGCGCTGGTCGGCATCCCGCTGGGCTATGCCATGGGGCTGTCGGGCTGGGTGCGCGGCTGGTTCGAGCCCATCGTCGAGTTCATGCGCCCCGTGCCGCCGCTGGCGCTGATCCCGCTGGTCATCATCTGGGCGGGGATCGGCGAGGCCGGCAAGATCATCCTGCTGTTCCTGGCCGCGCTGTGGATCATGGCCATCGCCGCGCGCTCGGGCGTGTCGCGGATCAACCTGACCAAGGTTCATGCCGCCTACAGCCTGGGCGCGGGGAAATGGCAGCTCATGCGCCATGTCATCATCCCGAACTCGCTGCCCGAGATCTTTACCGGCGCCCGCGTCGCCATGGGCGTGTGCTGGGGCACCGTCGTCGCCGCCGAACTGGTAGCGGCCGAAAAGGGCGCCGGCATGATGATCATGGTCGCGTCGCGGTTCCAGAACACCGACATCGTCATCATGGGCATCATCCTGATCGGTCTGATCGGCTTCGGGATCGACCTGCTGATGCGATGGGCCGAGCGGATGCTGGTGCCGTGGAAGGGCAAGTCCTGA
- the aldA gene encoding aldehyde dehydrogenase → MTVLHQSFVDGRFVDSRPGDEIPVFNPATDELLSRIPDDGPDRVAEAVAAARKAQKGWEARPAIERAGYLRKLAQGIRANADGIARAIVAEQGKIQPLAQVEVAFTADYLDYMAEWARRLEGEIIASDRPGETILLFRQAIGVVGGILPWNFPFFLIARKLAPALLTGNTIVIKPSEETPNNAAMFAEVLAQADLPAGVANIVYGRGATTGAALCDDPDVGLISFTGSVATGSRIMAAAARNITKVNLELGGKAPAIVCADADLDLAARAITDSRVINSGQVCNCAERVYVERAVADEFTARLTAAMSARRFGDPGAQPDVDYGPLINRAALEKVAGMVDRARAAGAELVTGGAAADLGRGSFYVPTVLTGCAQDSEIMQKEVFGPVIPVNVVDDLDQAIGRANDSEYGLTSSIYTRDISNAMRACRELKFGETYINRENFEAMQGYHAGARKSGIGGADGKHGLYDYTQSHVVYLQG, encoded by the coding sequence ATGACCGTTCTGCACCAGAGTTTCGTCGACGGCCGGTTCGTCGACAGCCGGCCGGGCGACGAGATCCCGGTCTTCAACCCCGCCACCGACGAGCTGCTGTCGCGCATTCCCGACGACGGGCCGGACCGCGTGGCCGAGGCCGTCGCCGCTGCCCGCAAGGCCCAGAAGGGCTGGGAGGCCCGCCCGGCCATCGAGCGCGCCGGCTACCTGCGCAAGCTGGCCCAGGGCATCCGCGCCAACGCGGACGGGATCGCCCGGGCCATCGTCGCCGAACAGGGCAAGATCCAGCCCTTGGCCCAGGTCGAGGTCGCCTTCACCGCCGACTACCTGGATTACATGGCGGAATGGGCGCGCCGGCTGGAGGGCGAGATCATCGCCTCGGACCGGCCGGGCGAGACGATCCTGCTGTTCCGCCAGGCGATCGGGGTCGTGGGCGGCATCCTGCCCTGGAACTTCCCGTTCTTCCTGATCGCCCGCAAGCTGGCGCCGGCACTGCTGACCGGAAATACCATCGTCATCAAGCCGTCCGAGGAAACCCCGAACAACGCCGCGATGTTCGCCGAGGTGCTGGCGCAGGCCGACCTGCCCGCCGGCGTCGCCAATATCGTCTACGGCCGGGGCGCGACCACCGGCGCGGCGCTGTGCGACGATCCCGATGTCGGGCTGATCAGCTTTACCGGCTCGGTCGCGACGGGATCGCGGATCATGGCGGCGGCGGCCAGGAACATCACCAAGGTCAACCTGGAACTGGGCGGCAAGGCCCCGGCTATCGTCTGCGCCGACGCCGATCTGGACCTGGCGGCCCGGGCGATCACCGACAGCCGCGTCATCAACTCGGGGCAGGTCTGCAACTGCGCGGAACGCGTCTATGTCGAGCGCGCGGTCGCCGACGAATTCACCGCCCGGCTGACCGCCGCCATGTCCGCGCGCCGCTTCGGCGATCCGGGCGCGCAGCCGGACGTGGATTACGGCCCGCTGATCAACCGCGCCGCGCTGGAAAAGGTCGCCGGCATGGTGGACCGGGCCCGCGCGGCGGGGGCCGAGCTGGTCACCGGCGGCGCGGCCGCCGACCTGGGCCGGGGCAGCTTCTACGTGCCGACGGTGCTGACCGGCTGCGCGCAGGACAGCGAGATCATGCAGAAAGAGGTCTTCGGCCCGGTGATCCCGGTCAATGTCGTGGACGATCTCGACCAGGCGATCGGGCGTGCCAATGACAGCGAATACGGCCTGACCTCGTCGATCTACACCCGCGACATCTCGAACGCGATGCGGGCCTGCCGCGAGTTGAAGTTCGGCGAGACCTACATCAACCGCGAGAATTTCGAGGCCATGCAGGGCTATCACGCCGGGGCGCGGAAATCCGGCATCGGCGGGGCGGACGGCAAGCACGGGCTTTACGACTATACACAGTCGCATGTGGTCTATCTGCAAGGCTGA
- a CDS encoding cupin domain-containing protein, which yields MDSIPTAEAATKPRLILFGAPEIPRAAKENAAATLSGDPEQGLWLYCDDTRTNARFGLWEARASRFRIRMDGYTEFCHILEGEAEIIDLSDGRRWTVQAGQSFVMEIGMEMEWHVPRYIRKCFAISSAGAQGASTDRAAKT from the coding sequence ATGGACAGCATCCCCACCGCCGAAGCGGCGACCAAGCCCCGGCTGATCCTGTTCGGCGCGCCGGAAATTCCGCGCGCGGCCAAGGAAAATGCCGCGGCAACCCTCTCGGGCGATCCCGAGCAGGGCCTCTGGCTTTACTGCGACGATACCCGGACCAACGCCAGATTCGGGCTGTGGGAGGCCCGGGCCAGCCGCTTTCGCATCCGCATGGACGGCTATACCGAGTTCTGCCACATCCTCGAAGGCGAGGCCGAGATCATCGACCTGAGCGACGGCCGCCGCTGGACCGTGCAGGCGGGACAGTCCTTCGTGATGGAGATCGGCATGGAGATGGAATGGCACGTGCCGCGCTACATCCGCAAATGCTTCGCCATATCCTCTGCGGGCGCCCAGGGCGCGTCTACAGATCGCGCCGCCAAAACCTGA
- a CDS encoding ABC transporter ATP-binding protein: MAIVLLDWRLALFVLLMVPGTVLISARVARMREALAYRQRARAADLSAAVRETLSVWGIILARTMGGGPHLTRRFDRISHDLSRLEVRLHKAGEWQWSLIGFALAALPALTLLAGGFLMHTDNPASIGTLVAMIALQEQLLWSFEQLLEIGRDSRKTRALFARIFEYLDEPVEITEAANPVTIPHAEMRGEVQIDHVSFAYPDGGRSAVHDVSLTIPPGIHAAIVGPTASGKTTPGYPLARLYDVQDGAIHLDGVDLRDLSFESLSQMLEVVSQEPYLLHASVAENLRFAPPDATEAELIAAAKVAQIHDHIAALPAGYDTLVGEGGHRFSGGEKQRLALARTILRDPPILLLDEATSALDTRTERAMSLALAAMSRGRTTITIAHRLSTIRNADLIVVMQHGRMVEAGSHEALLAQGGLYAALLRDG; encoded by the coding sequence GTGGCCATCGTCCTGCTCGACTGGCGGCTGGCGCTGTTCGTGCTGCTGATGGTCCCCGGCACCGTGCTGATCAGCGCCCGTGTCGCCCGGATGCGCGAAGCGCTGGCCTATCGGCAACGCGCCCGTGCCGCCGATCTGTCTGCGGCGGTGCGGGAAACGCTGTCGGTCTGGGGCATCATCCTGGCGCGCACCATGGGGGGCGGCCCGCATCTGACGCGGCGCTTCGACCGCATCTCGCACGATCTGTCGCGGCTTGAGGTCCGCTTGCACAAGGCGGGCGAATGGCAATGGTCGCTGATCGGTTTCGCGCTGGCGGCACTGCCCGCGCTGACGCTGCTGGCGGGGGGATTTCTCATGCACACCGACAACCCGGCCAGCATCGGCACGCTGGTCGCGATGATCGCCTTGCAGGAACAGCTGCTCTGGTCCTTCGAGCAGTTGCTGGAGATCGGCCGCGACAGCCGCAAGACCCGCGCGCTGTTCGCCCGCATCTTCGAATATCTGGACGAACCGGTCGAGATCACCGAAGCCGCCAACCCCGTCACCATCCCCCACGCCGAAATGCGCGGCGAGGTGCAGATCGACCATGTCAGTTTCGCCTATCCCGACGGCGGCCGGTCCGCGGTCCATGACGTCAGCCTGACCATTCCGCCCGGCATCCATGCCGCCATCGTCGGCCCGACCGCATCGGGCAAGACGACGCCGGGCTATCCGCTGGCGCGGCTTTACGACGTGCAGGACGGGGCGATCCACCTTGACGGGGTGGACCTGCGCGATCTCAGCTTCGAGTCGCTGTCGCAGATGCTGGAGGTAGTGTCGCAGGAACCTTATCTGCTGCATGCCTCGGTGGCCGAAAACCTGCGCTTTGCCCCACCGGATGCCACGGAGGCCGAACTGATCGCTGCGGCGAAGGTGGCGCAGATCCATGATCACATCGCCGCCTTGCCTGCGGGCTATGACACGCTGGTCGGCGAAGGTGGCCATCGCTTTTCGGGCGGGGAAAAGCAGCGGCTGGCGCTGGCGCGCACCATCCTGCGCGATCCGCCGATCCTGCTGCTGGACGAGGCGACCAGCGCGCTCGACACCAGGACCGAGCGCGCGATGTCCCTGGCGCTGGCGGCGATGTCGCGGGGCCGGACCACGATCACCATCGCGCATCGGCTGTCGACCATCCGCAATGCCGACCTGATCGTGGTCATGCAGCACGGCCGCATGGTCGAGGCCGGCAGCCACGAGGCGCTGCTGGCGCAGGGCGGGCTTTATGCCGCCCTGCTGCGCGACGGCTGA
- a CDS encoding MFS transporter, with the protein MSVRPSDPRRWLVLLAVMLAFLPVVLDMTILHVAVPTLTQALGATSTQVLWIIDIYPLLMAGLLVPMGTLADRVGNRRILLTGLTIFGIASALAAFAPDAPLLIASRMLLALGGSMIMPCVLGIIRRTFEEEKERGLALGLWGTVGAAGAAVGPLIGGGLLGHFWWGSVFLINVPVMLIVAPACWFLLPRHEKTSPGHWAIGQALLLIFGMISVVYAIKAGFGAKQPLAVVLLVLAFGTALLGAFARAQLRAAQPMLDLSLFAHPAILAGMIMAMVASGALAGVELTLAQELQYVLDKTPLQAGIFMIPIMAAAATGGPVAGWLSGRFGLRPVACLSLAVSALALTWLAFSDFHQPGLMVPALLAGLGLALSIGLTASSIAIMGAVEASEGGAAGSLEATGYELGTGLGITLFGVFMSAVYGRHFDGPAGLSADLAEQAARSIGDSYLVARQLAADQGAAVIAAGRAAFSATHSVLLLTAAALIGALAALVFLLLAKAKSGGASHH; encoded by the coding sequence ATGTCTGTCCGTCCTTCCGATCCCAGGCGCTGGCTGGTGCTGTTGGCCGTCATGCTGGCCTTTCTGCCGGTGGTGCTGGACATGACGATCCTGCATGTGGCCGTGCCGACCTTGACCCAGGCCCTGGGCGCGACCAGCACCCAGGTCCTGTGGATCATCGACATCTATCCGCTGCTGATGGCCGGGCTTCTGGTGCCGATGGGCACGCTGGCCGACCGGGTCGGCAACCGCCGCATCCTGCTGACCGGGCTGACGATCTTCGGCATCGCCTCGGCGCTGGCGGCCTTTGCCCCCGACGCGCCCCTGCTCATCGCGTCGCGGATGCTGCTGGCGCTCGGCGGCTCGATGATCATGCCCTGCGTGCTGGGCATCATCCGCCGAACCTTCGAGGAGGAAAAGGAGCGCGGCCTGGCGCTTGGCCTGTGGGGAACGGTGGGAGCCGCAGGTGCCGCGGTCGGCCCCCTGATCGGGGGCGGGCTGCTGGGACATTTCTGGTGGGGATCGGTGTTTCTCATCAACGTTCCGGTGATGCTGATCGTCGCGCCAGCCTGCTGGTTCCTGTTGCCCCGGCACGAGAAGACCAGCCCCGGCCACTGGGCCATCGGGCAAGCCTTGCTACTGATTTTCGGCATGATCTCGGTCGTCTATGCGATCAAGGCGGGTTTCGGCGCCAAGCAGCCTCTGGCGGTGGTGCTGCTGGTCCTGGCTTTCGGCACCGCGCTGCTGGGCGCCTTCGCCCGCGCGCAGCTGCGCGCGGCGCAGCCGATGCTGGACCTGTCGCTGTTCGCGCATCCCGCGATCCTGGCCGGGATGATCATGGCCATGGTCGCCAGCGGCGCGCTGGCGGGGGTCGAGCTGACGCTGGCGCAGGAGCTGCAATACGTGCTGGACAAGACGCCGCTGCAGGCCGGGATCTTCATGATCCCGATCATGGCCGCGGCCGCAACCGGAGGGCCGGTCGCGGGCTGGCTGTCGGGCCGCTTCGGGCTGCGGCCGGTGGCCTGCCTGTCGCTGGCCGTCTCGGCGCTGGCGCTGACCTGGCTGGCCTTCAGCGACTTCCATCAGCCGGGGCTGATGGTGCCGGCGCTGCTGGCGGGCCTTGGCCTTGCGCTCAGCATCGGCCTGACCGCCTCGTCCATCGCGATCATGGGCGCGGTGGAGGCCAGCGAGGGCGGCGCGGCGGGCTCGCTTGAGGCCACCGGCTATGAGCTGGGCACTGGCTTGGGCATCACCCTGTTCGGCGTCTTCATGTCGGCGGTTTACGGGCGCCATTTCGACGGTCCTGCGGGGCTGTCGGCCGATCTGGCGGAACAGGCGGCACGCTCGATCGGGGACAGCTATCTGGTGGCCCGTCAGCTTGCGGCGGATCAGGGCGCGGCCGTGATCGCCGCAGGCAGGGCCGCGTTTTCCGCCACCCATTCGGTCCTGCTGCTGACCGCCGCGGCGCTGATCGGCGCGCTGGCCGCGCTGGTGTTCCTCTTGCTCGCCAAGGCGAAAAGCGGCGGCGCCAGCCATCATTGA
- a CDS encoding TetR/AcrR family transcriptional regulator has translation MGRKPTISRDRLLDLAEDLVRNGGGAALTIGALAQAAGLSKGGVQYSFASKDEIVRSLIDRWTSQFDAMLQADEHDDPVGFVRRYIAAMRASQQAMNAKMAGLMVSYLENPANLRETREWYRGIFARMGGARPADQIARVAFMAVEGLFLMRINGIAEDGTWMELLDDVEAVLARLD, from the coding sequence ATGGGCAGAAAACCGACGATCTCGCGCGACAGGCTGCTGGATCTGGCCGAAGATCTCGTGCGCAACGGCGGCGGCGCTGCGCTGACCATCGGTGCGTTGGCGCAGGCGGCGGGCCTGTCGAAGGGCGGCGTTCAATACTCCTTTGCATCGAAGGATGAGATCGTGCGCAGCCTGATCGACCGCTGGACCAGCCAGTTCGACGCCATGCTGCAAGCCGATGAGCATGACGACCCGGTGGGCTTTGTCCGGCGCTACATCGCGGCGATGCGGGCGTCGCAGCAGGCGATGAACGCGAAGATGGCCGGGCTGATGGTCAGCTATCTCGAAAATCCCGCAAACCTGCGCGAGACGCGCGAATGGTATCGCGGGATCTTTGCCCGGATGGGCGGCGCCCGGCCCGCGGACCAGATCGCGCGCGTTGCCTTCATGGCGGTCGAGGGCCTGTTCCTGATGCGGATCAACGGCATCGCCGAAGACGGCACCTGGATGGAATTGCTCGACGATGTCGAGGCAGTTCTGGCGCGTCTCGACTGA